From the genome of Halorussus caseinilyticus, one region includes:
- a CDS encoding DUF6603 domain-containing protein codes for MSDEQNRQDTAAVLLTELTRTVEPLVRAGEDQQAGFDGVAFLMREAGVGRELFGDDFETVEKEVEEIVSSATKLYERVVENGPPDIGDVPDLMDGLVAVVESVEAFGEVAQDTDAADAADAGERLLDYLLLTYLDDYHPVVHNVLAMLGVVKYTGEGDERELDFSAVGDVFADPGSIPVLLANWGDGEFTEARALELFRGLLQGLGVPAGLEIPDETARTALGGDDADLPQLRVPVLILDSGTSEAGVRVLPVPKGGVPGLGVVPYGTAGLSESIDLGDGWSFETNVSGKVDNQGVVLRPDDVSFEAIDDGDPLGSLHGEAGIEYSPSNAEGDDTTLLEAPGGTRVSVGSIAVRARIDAELGSGGDPSFSYEIGLPARGRLAIDPEEGDGFLRKVLPEDGISYDFDTEVGWSSKSGLYFERGGSLEVSLAQHADLGPAVLNAIHLSLGPGETGLSASASASAGVELGPISGNVEKLGIETDVGFPGGSAGNLGPVDLGLGFKPPDGIGVSIDAGGVTGGGYLYFDSENERYAGAVQLQVGKLTLNAIGLVTTELPDGSDGFSMLLIVSGEFPPVQLGFGFTLNGVGGLLGVNRSTQIDVLRKGVRNGGMNSVLFPKDPVANAQRIVSDLREIFPPTRGQHVFGPMLKAGWGSPTIVTASLGVILELPDPLRVILLGRLRAVLPDEEAALVFIQMNVLGSINFTEKKAGLDASLYDSRVVTFPMTGGMAMRSRWGDDSAFLLSVGGFNPRFDPPDAFPDVKRLAIDLVEGDNPTLRASAYFAITSNTVQAGAAIDLHASAGGFGVDGHLGFDALVQFDPFKFYLDIAAHLIFSTPIGDLGVSLDGTLSGPSPWRIWGKVTLDLGLLSPSVSVDITVGDDGSGSQLPPANLMPKVKSALADNRNWATQIPEGGESLVGLREIPDDEKRLLAHPLGHVQVRQQVVPLGVAIEKFGENEPADFTRFDVTAVSVDGEPAGGRSGPDPLREKFAPAQYFEMSGDEKLSRPSFEKYEAGRDVTNDRLDYGGATDDSVSATQTLTFECSYVDRSRDAYRVEQGLGTMTIDTAAQLADASAVAKSDARTTGRAKFADENAQQVTVEDAKYVVADDDMTRNEQVEGVPDGGTTYVEAEQAMRAYVESNPRKAGSLRVVGVHELDAAGRGGSA; via the coding sequence ATGAGCGACGAGCAAAATCGGCAGGACACCGCGGCAGTCCTGCTCACGGAACTGACCCGGACGGTCGAACCCCTCGTGAGAGCGGGCGAAGACCAGCAGGCGGGCTTCGACGGTGTGGCCTTCCTCATGCGGGAGGCCGGTGTCGGTCGGGAACTGTTCGGCGACGACTTCGAGACGGTCGAGAAAGAGGTCGAGGAAATCGTCTCGTCGGCCACGAAACTGTACGAACGGGTCGTGGAGAACGGCCCGCCGGACATCGGCGACGTGCCCGACCTGATGGACGGGTTGGTCGCGGTGGTCGAGTCCGTCGAGGCGTTCGGCGAGGTGGCACAGGACACCGACGCCGCGGACGCCGCCGACGCGGGCGAGCGACTGCTTGACTACCTCCTGTTGACGTACCTCGACGATTACCACCCCGTCGTCCACAACGTGCTGGCGATGCTCGGCGTCGTGAAGTACACCGGCGAGGGCGACGAGCGAGAACTCGACTTCTCGGCCGTCGGCGACGTGTTCGCCGACCCCGGCAGTATCCCCGTCCTGCTGGCGAACTGGGGCGACGGCGAGTTCACCGAGGCGCGGGCGCTCGAACTGTTCCGTGGACTCCTGCAAGGGTTGGGCGTCCCCGCGGGTCTCGAAATCCCGGACGAGACGGCACGAACCGCCCTCGGCGGCGACGACGCCGACCTCCCGCAACTCCGCGTCCCGGTGTTGATACTCGATTCGGGGACGAGCGAGGCGGGCGTCCGAGTCCTCCCCGTCCCGAAAGGCGGCGTTCCCGGACTCGGCGTCGTCCCCTACGGCACGGCGGGTCTCTCCGAGTCCATCGACCTTGGCGACGGGTGGTCGTTCGAGACGAACGTGTCCGGGAAGGTGGACAATCAGGGAGTGGTCCTCAGACCCGACGACGTGTCGTTCGAGGCGATAGACGACGGCGACCCGTTGGGGTCGCTCCACGGCGAGGCGGGCATCGAGTACTCGCCGTCGAACGCCGAGGGAGACGACACGACCTTGCTCGAAGCGCCCGGCGGGACCCGCGTGTCTGTCGGGTCGATAGCGGTCCGGGCGCGGATAGACGCGGAACTCGGGTCGGGCGGCGACCCGTCGTTCAGTTACGAAATCGGGCTTCCCGCGCGGGGGAGACTCGCAATCGACCCCGAGGAGGGCGACGGCTTCCTCCGAAAAGTCCTGCCCGAGGACGGCATCAGCTACGACTTCGACACCGAAGTCGGTTGGTCCTCGAAGAGCGGTCTCTACTTCGAGCGCGGCGGGAGTCTAGAGGTGTCGCTCGCCCAACACGCAGACCTCGGACCCGCGGTGCTGAACGCCATCCACCTCTCGCTCGGTCCCGGCGAGACCGGACTCTCCGCGTCGGCGTCGGCGTCCGCGGGCGTCGAACTCGGCCCAATCTCGGGCAACGTCGAGAAGTTGGGCATCGAGACCGACGTTGGCTTCCCCGGCGGGTCGGCGGGCAACCTCGGTCCGGTGGACCTCGGTCTCGGGTTCAAACCGCCGGACGGCATCGGCGTCTCCATCGACGCTGGCGGCGTGACCGGTGGCGGCTACCTCTACTTCGACTCGGAGAACGAGCGGTACGCGGGGGCCGTCCAGTTACAGGTCGGCAAACTCACGCTGAACGCAATCGGGTTGGTCACGACCGAACTCCCCGACGGGTCCGACGGCTTCTCTATGTTGCTCATCGTCTCCGGGGAGTTCCCGCCGGTCCAACTCGGGTTCGGGTTCACGCTCAACGGCGTCGGGGGCTTGCTCGGCGTCAACCGCTCGACCCAAATCGACGTGCTTCGCAAGGGCGTCCGGAACGGCGGGATGAACTCGGTCCTCTTCCCGAAGGACCCGGTGGCGAACGCTCAGCGAATCGTGAGCGACCTGCGGGAAATCTTCCCGCCGACCCGCGGCCAGCACGTCTTCGGCCCGATGCTGAAGGCCGGATGGGGGTCGCCGACCATCGTCACCGCCTCGCTCGGCGTGATTCTGGAACTGCCCGACCCGCTCCGGGTGATTCTCCTCGGACGACTGCGCGCGGTGTTGCCCGACGAGGAGGCCGCGCTGGTGTTCATCCAGATGAACGTGCTGGGGTCGATAAACTTCACCGAGAAGAAGGCGGGGTTAGACGCCTCGCTCTACGACTCGCGGGTCGTCACCTTCCCGATGACCGGCGGGATGGCGATGCGGTCGCGGTGGGGCGACGACTCGGCGTTCCTGCTGTCGGTCGGCGGGTTCAACCCGCGGTTCGACCCGCCGGACGCGTTCCCCGACGTGAAACGTCTCGCCATCGACCTCGTGGAGGGCGACAACCCCACCCTGCGCGCCTCGGCGTACTTCGCCATCACCTCGAACACGGTCCAAGCGGGCGCGGCCATCGACCTCCACGCCTCTGCGGGCGGGTTCGGCGTGGACGGTCACCTCGGGTTCGACGCACTGGTCCAGTTCGACCCGTTCAAGTTCTACCTCGACATCGCGGCCCATCTCATCTTCTCGACGCCCATCGGGGACCTCGGCGTCTCGCTCGACGGGACGCTCTCGGGACCGTCGCCGTGGCGCATCTGGGGGAAGGTCACGCTCGACCTCGGCCTGCTGTCGCCGTCGGTGTCGGTGGACATCACGGTCGGCGACGACGGTAGCGGGTCGCAACTCCCGCCAGCCAACCTCATGCCGAAGGTGAAGTCCGCGCTGGCCGACAACCGAAACTGGGCCACCCAGATACCCGAGGGCGGCGAGTCGCTGGTCGGCCTGCGCGAGATTCCCGACGACGAGAAGCGACTGTTGGCCCACCCGCTGGGTCACGTGCAGGTGCGCCAGCAGGTCGTTCCGCTCGGCGTCGCCATCGAGAAGTTCGGCGAGAACGAACCCGCCGACTTCACCCGGTTCGACGTGACCGCGGTCAGCGTGGACGGCGAACCGGCCGGGGGCCGGAGCGGTCCCGACCCACTGCGCGAGAAGTTCGCGCCCGCCCAGTACTTCGAGATGAGCGGAGACGAGAAGCTCTCGCGACCCTCCTTCGAGAAGTACGAGGCGGGCCGGGACGTGACCAACGACCGACTCGACTACGGCGGTGCGACCGACGACTCGGTGTCCGCCACACAGACGCTCACTTTCGAGTGTAGCTACGTGGACCGCTCGCGGGACGCCTACCGCGTCGAGCAGGGACTCGGAACAATGACAATCGACACAGCAGCGCAACTAGCCGACGCGAGCGCGGTCGCAAAGAGCGACGCCAGAACCACCGGGCGAGCCAAGTTCGCCGACGAGAACGCCCAGCAGGTCACTGTCGAGGACGCGAAGTACGTCGTCGCCGACGACGACATGACCCGAAACGAGCAGGTAGAGGGCGTCCCGGACGGCGGGACCACCTACGTCGAGGCCGAGCAAGCGATGCGGGCCTACGTCGAGTCCAACCCCCGGAAGGCCGGGTCGCTCCGGGTGGTCGGCGTCCACGAACTCGACGCGGCGGGTCGGGGAGGGTCGGCGTGA